The window ACCGCTTCTTCAATAAAGTGGTCAGATACACCGAAAATGACAGGGAACTGGCTGGTGCAGAGGTGATAATCGACGGTATTCCCGGAGGTGGTAATCACAACGGGGGCAGGATAGCTTTCGGACCGGATGGTATGCTGTATGTCACCACAGGAGATGCAGGGGAGGATTTCCTTGCACAGGACACCGGGTCCCTTGCCGGAAAGATACTGCGCCTGACTGATGAAGGGGATATTCCCAAAGACAATCCCTTCCAGGATTCCCCTGTCTATACCCTTGGCCACCGCAATCCTCAGGGACTTGCATGGGATGAAGAGGGAAGACTGTGGGCCACAGAGCACGGTCCCCTGACGCGGGACGAACTGAACATCATAGAGGCCGGGAATAACTACGGCTGGCCGGATATAACAGGCGATGATACCGCCGGGGAAATGGAATCACCCGTCATCCACAGCGGCATGCAGACATGGGCCCCATCGGGAGCTGCATACCTCAACGGTTCGGTCTTTTTTGCAGGCCTGCGGGGTCAGGCTCTCTATGAAGCTTCTGTGAATACTGGGGAAGGAACAGACAATATGGAACTGCAGGATCATTTCAGCGGAGAGTTCGGCCGGCTGAGGGATGTTGTGGCAGGGCCTGATGGCAACCTGTATCTTCTCACAAGCAATCTGGATGGCAGAGGCCGTCCTGTCAGCAGGGATGACAGGATCATCAGGATAAATACAAGCATCATGTAATATCAGCGATCTTAGCATTTTTTCCTTTTCGCAGTTTGAGTGAAGCCCAAAAGATTTATCTGATTGACGATTCTCTCTAGATTGGACTTTATTGATGCATATTTGACGAACCACGTAACCTGTTGATGGAAAATGCTGTTTGATAAACTGCTTTCTGATGTCAGCTATAATGACATCCTGGAATTGAGCTATGAGAAGATAGACGAATCCATGATCCTGGACTATAAGCAGGAGCTCAACGACGCCAGCATTATCAAGCAGGTCACTGCCTTTTCGAACACAAAGGGAGGCTACCTTGTCTACGGGATAGCCGAAACAGGGAAAGGCGGCCACCCTCAGTCTATCAATGGTATCGACAAGGATACAAATACTGAAAGGCTGGAGCAGATCGTCCTGAGCAATATCGTGCCAAGGGTCAGCGTCCAGATGAAGAAGATACCCATTCCCGATACTGACAGGATAATACTGGTAGTCCAGATACCTGAAGGCCAGAACAAGCCCTACTACAATAACCACGATAAAAAGTATTACAAAAGGTACAACTTTTCGGCTACGCCCATGGATGAGAACGAGATCGAGTGGCTGTACCAGTCACGCTTTTTCGGTATGGGCAAACTTGACAGGTATATGGAGGAAGCTATTTTCCTGAGCCAGAACAAGATCCCTCATGATATCCAGCTCAATAACATGGAAGGACATGTTATCATAACTCCTTTAAAGATCGACGGCCAGATGTTCGAGCCCTCTCCCGAGTTTGGCAATGAGCTCACCGAGCTGCATTCCAACAGGACAAGGAACTGCTCGGACTACCTGAGCAGCCCGGTCACGCCTTCAAAGTTCGGCATCAAGTGGGATGACGAGCATTACCTGCAGAACAAGGATTCAGTCAACAAGGTAGAGATCCACAGGAACGGCCTGGTGCATTCAATGAAAAGGTGCGGCTCCTCCGGCCCTGATGCAAGCAAGGAACTGGATGACGATTCTCTTGCCTGCAACATCCTCCAGACCCTCAGGTTCACCGCGTCCTTTTATTCCAAGATAAACTACATGGGAAAAGTCAAGATAATGGTGAAGGTCTTCAACTGCATAGACTCGTTCCTGACAGACGGCAAGACCAAATCCCCCGAAGCCAGGAAATGCGACTCAGAGGAGATATCCATAGAACGACAGTGGGATTCGTGGAAACTCGAAGAGGATCACGTGCTGATTGCAAAGGACATCATGGACGAGGTCAGCAACTACTACGGCCTCTGGAACTCCAGGCTCTTCGACTAGCAGGAAGGCTCTGTATCCTAGGGGAAATAGCCTTCTTCAAGTATATTATACAGGAGCCACTCCGCATATCCTCATTCGATGTCGTCGGCCAAACCGCATCGATGGCCGCCTCAATACACAAACTGCGTATACCGCCGCCAGCGCGCTCCGCAGAGTGAAAGCGGGAAGGACGGGCGAAGCAGTATCTCCGGAAGACTGCGCTCCGGGCCTGGTGCTTGCGGGAAACTCGTTGAAGGTGGTGACATAGTTGGCGGTGAACTCGATATATCAAAAGGACAAAGCGATTAAAGTAATATAATAAAAAGTCTCAATGACTTATTGATCAGGATTTACATATCCAGGTGGTGTGAACATTGGCAACGATCGAGATAATGGGGAGTAGTG of the Methanolobus chelungpuianus genome contains:
- a CDS encoding AlbA family DNA-binding domain-containing protein, whose translation is MLFDKLLSDVSYNDILELSYEKIDESMILDYKQELNDASIIKQVTAFSNTKGGYLVYGIAETGKGGHPQSINGIDKDTNTERLEQIVLSNIVPRVSVQMKKIPIPDTDRIILVVQIPEGQNKPYYNNHDKKYYKRYNFSATPMDENEIEWLYQSRFFGMGKLDRYMEEAIFLSQNKIPHDIQLNNMEGHVIITPLKIDGQMFEPSPEFGNELTELHSNRTRNCSDYLSSPVTPSKFGIKWDDEHYLQNKDSVNKVEIHRNGLVHSMKRCGSSGPDASKELDDDSLACNILQTLRFTASFYSKINYMGKVKIMVKVFNCIDSFLTDGKTKSPEARKCDSEEISIERQWDSWKLEEDHVLIAKDIMDEVSNYYGLWNSRLFD
- a CDS encoding PQQ-dependent sugar dehydrogenase — protein: MRIRSAGNFPSTYVLLVAAVLVTIALACGCLSSQRGTDLPPANNLSSGPGEEYPLASLVADELEIPWSLAFLPDGSMIFTERPGRVRLIDNEEGLLADPLLTIDEVEHTGEGGLLGITIHPDFEENHFIYVYYTYREDDRFFNKVVRYTENDRELAGAEVIIDGIPGGGNHNGGRIAFGPDGMLYVTTGDAGEDFLAQDTGSLAGKILRLTDEGDIPKDNPFQDSPVYTLGHRNPQGLAWDEEGRLWATEHGPLTRDELNIIEAGNNYGWPDITGDDTAGEMESPVIHSGMQTWAPSGAAYLNGSVFFAGLRGQALYEASVNTGEGTDNMELQDHFSGEFGRLRDVVAGPDGNLYLLTSNLDGRGRPVSRDDRIIRINTSIM